Proteins encoded in a region of the Zunongwangia endophytica genome:
- a CDS encoding YjjG family noncanonical pyrimidine nucleotidase, translated as MKLNNIEHVFFDLDHTLWDFDKNSALTFEYIFKLNNIEIELPRFLEVYIPINFEYWENYRKNLVSKEKLRYGRLKDSFATLSYQVSDEAIDKLSNDYILYLSEYNHLLEGGIAALDYLSEKYTLHIITNGFEEVQRKKMKNANILNYFDTVTTSEEAGVKKPHPTIFEMSLKKANALPAKSVMIGDNYEADIVGASEFGLQTIYFDYYNKSVYKDVIGLNNLKKINQFL; from the coding sequence ATGAAATTGAATAATATAGAGCATGTGTTTTTTGATTTAGACCATACCCTATGGGATTTTGATAAAAATTCAGCACTCACTTTCGAATATATATTTAAGCTGAATAACATTGAGATAGAACTTCCCCGATTTTTGGAAGTTTATATACCTATAAATTTTGAGTATTGGGAGAACTATCGCAAAAACTTAGTTTCTAAAGAGAAATTGCGTTACGGGAGATTAAAAGACTCGTTTGCAACTTTATCTTATCAGGTATCCGATGAAGCAATTGATAAACTTTCCAATGATTATATCCTTTATCTTTCTGAATATAATCATCTTTTGGAAGGCGGAATAGCAGCTTTGGATTATCTTTCTGAAAAATATACGCTTCATATTATCACAAATGGATTTGAAGAAGTTCAGCGTAAAAAAATGAAGAATGCGAATATTTTAAACTATTTTGATACCGTTACTACTTCTGAAGAAGCCGGGGTAAAAAAGCCTCATCCTACCATTTTCGAGATGTCACTTAAAAAAGCCAATGCTTTACCTGCAAAATCGGTAATGATAGGCGATAATTATGAAGCAGATATTGTAGGAGCATCAGAATTTGGATTGCAGACGATTTATTTTGATTATTATAATAAGTCGGTTTACAAGGATGTTATAGGATTAAACAATTTAAAAAAGATTAATCAGTTTTTATAA
- a CDS encoding polysaccharide deacetylase family protein translates to MLLVYTQKVTPRIIYIFKHICTNMLGIEIKFTSKIEEFVAHDGFKMSYGKQPLGNEFFIQNTDILLEHGFEELEIKVQPWGNTVCFFPVSDNSNLPFDIFAASFYLLTRYEEYLPHVKDEAGRFPVSESLAYKESFLKTPVVDIWAYKFKEVLKEKFPEMVFNTTNFRAETIFAIEHGFVFNNKGIIRSVVGWGNDLVKLHFHRFIDRVKSWMKLKKDPYDVFDDLVRLIKEHSLTTIFMFKVADFTLYDRNINYNRIPYRSNIKYVSDYAKVGLLLGHYSSQTLKTLRVEKFRLENIIHYPLENILNANYDLGIPDHFNTLAELEFENDYSMGYPDDLGFRAGTCSSFLFYDINMEITSPLQIHPYIFNSNVGKKFSSEELKKEIGKIHERVKSVGGTFRTIFKNEDFSEYYNSNRYFSLLKQIHEIE, encoded by the coding sequence ATGCTACTGGTCTACACGCAAAAAGTTACTCCAAGAATCATCTATATTTTTAAGCATATTTGTACAAACATGCTAGGGATAGAGATCAAGTTCACCTCCAAAATAGAGGAGTTTGTGGCACACGATGGCTTCAAGATGTCCTACGGAAAGCAACCACTTGGTAACGAATTTTTTATTCAGAATACAGATATTTTACTCGAACATGGTTTCGAGGAACTGGAAATTAAAGTACAGCCTTGGGGAAATACCGTTTGTTTTTTTCCAGTAAGCGATAATAGCAATTTACCCTTCGATATTTTTGCGGCTTCTTTTTATCTGCTCACGCGATACGAAGAATATCTCCCTCACGTAAAAGACGAAGCGGGCCGATTTCCTGTTTCTGAAAGTTTGGCGTATAAAGAAAGCTTTTTAAAAACGCCGGTTGTAGATATTTGGGCATACAAATTTAAAGAAGTTCTAAAAGAGAAATTTCCAGAAATGGTTTTCAATACAACCAACTTTAGAGCAGAAACTATTTTTGCAATAGAGCATGGTTTTGTATTCAATAATAAAGGAATTATCAGGAGTGTAGTAGGCTGGGGGAACGATCTTGTGAAACTGCACTTCCACAGATTTATAGATCGGGTAAAATCATGGATGAAACTAAAGAAAGATCCTTACGATGTGTTTGATGACCTTGTTCGTTTAATTAAAGAGCATTCGTTAACTACCATCTTCATGTTTAAGGTTGCCGATTTTACGCTTTACGACAGAAACATTAATTACAATAGAATTCCCTATCGCTCTAATATAAAATATGTTTCAGATTATGCCAAAGTTGGCCTTTTATTGGGACATTATTCTTCTCAGACTTTAAAAACCTTGAGGGTAGAAAAATTTCGTCTCGAAAATATAATTCATTATCCTTTAGAAAATATTCTTAACGCTAATTACGATTTAGGTATTCCCGATCATTTTAATACGTTAGCCGAATTAGAATTCGAGAATGATTATTCAATGGGATATCCAGACGATTTAGGTTTTAGAGCCGGTACGTGTTCTTCATTTTTATTTTACGATATCAATATGGAGATCACGAGTCCGCTTCAAATTCATCCTTATATCTTCAATTCTAATGTAGGAAAGAAGTTTTCTTCCGAAGAATTAAAAAAAGAAATTGGTAAAATTCATGAAAGGGTGAAAAGCGTAGGCGGAACCTTTAGAACGATTTTTAAAAACGAAGATTTTTCAGAATACTATAATAGTAACAGGTATTTTTCATTACTAAAACAAATTCATGAAATTGAATAA
- the radC gene encoding RadC family protein has translation MEDQTERFSIKNWAIDDRPREKLLRKGKLSLSDSELIAILIGSGNRKETAVELSKRILAATQNNLSELGKLSVGQLCKFNGIGEAKAITIIAALELGRRRRLENALERVKITSSRSVFELMQPIIGELPHEEFWIIYLNNSNKVIDKLQLSKGGITGTLVDVRLTLKKALELGAVAIILAHNHPSGTLKPSTADKNLTQKLKTASESLDIKVLDHLIVTEMSYFSFADEAIL, from the coding sequence ATGGAAGATCAAACAGAGCGTTTTAGTATCAAAAACTGGGCAATAGATGATAGGCCAAGAGAAAAATTACTTAGAAAAGGAAAGCTGAGTTTAAGTGATTCAGAATTAATCGCCATTTTAATAGGATCTGGTAACCGAAAGGAAACCGCGGTAGAGCTTAGTAAGCGTATTCTGGCGGCTACTCAAAATAATCTTAGTGAATTAGGGAAGCTGTCTGTCGGGCAGCTTTGTAAATTCAATGGGATCGGCGAAGCTAAAGCAATTACGATCATCGCCGCTTTAGAACTTGGTCGAAGAAGACGTTTAGAAAATGCTTTAGAAAGAGTAAAGATCACTTCTAGTCGATCTGTTTTCGAGCTGATGCAACCTATTATTGGAGAACTTCCTCATGAAGAATTTTGGATTATTTATTTAAATAATTCCAATAAAGTGATTGATAAATTACAATTAAGTAAAGGCGGGATTACCGGTACTTTAGTAGATGTTAGACTTACTTTGAAGAAAGCATTAGAACTTGGTGCGGTCGCCATAATTTTAGCGCATAATCATCCCTCGGGAACACTAAAACCTAGTACAGCCGATAAGAACTTAACGCAAAAACTAAAGACAGCTTCAGAAAGTCTGGATATAAAAGTACTCGATCACTTAATTGTAACTGAAATGTCCTATTTTAGCTTTGCGGACGAAGCGATTCTATAA